A portion of the Edaphobacter lichenicola genome contains these proteins:
- a CDS encoding DUF72 domain-containing protein — translation MSSIRIGTAGWSVPKQYAIDVPQVGTHLARYSQVFLSAEINSSFYRSHRLSTWTDWSASVPEGFRFSVKAPKAITHEAKLACTVDQLKNFLSEAHTLKEKLGPILFQLPPKSAFDIVIAKAFLIMLRDLYQGPTVFEPRHSTWFTAEADHLLKEFNIARVVADPARIPAAATAGGWGELIYCRLHGGPRMYYSAYPETYLQALADTINQQSTKEIWCIFDNTASGAAFGDALSLKRLLAH, via the coding sequence ATGTCTAGCATCCGCATCGGCACCGCCGGCTGGAGCGTCCCGAAGCAGTACGCTATCGATGTCCCTCAGGTTGGCACACATCTCGCCCGCTATTCACAGGTCTTCCTCAGTGCAGAGATCAACTCTTCGTTCTACCGCTCCCACCGTCTCTCGACGTGGACAGATTGGAGCGCAAGTGTTCCCGAGGGCTTCCGCTTCTCCGTCAAAGCGCCGAAGGCAATCACCCACGAAGCAAAACTCGCCTGCACCGTGGATCAACTGAAAAACTTCCTCAGTGAAGCGCACACCCTGAAAGAAAAATTAGGGCCGATTCTCTTTCAGCTCCCACCAAAATCAGCCTTCGACATCGTCATCGCCAAAGCATTCCTCATCATGCTTCGCGATCTCTACCAAGGCCCAACCGTCTTTGAACCTCGCCATTCAACGTGGTTCACAGCTGAAGCAGATCATCTCCTGAAAGAGTTCAACATCGCCAGAGTTGTTGCCGACCCTGCGCGAATACCCGCAGCCGCCACCGCCGGTGGCTGGGGCGAACTCATCTACTGTCGCCTCCATGGCGGCCCGCGCATGTACTACTCCGCCTATCCGGAGACCTACCTGCAAGCCCTTGCCGACACCATCAACCAGCAATCCACAAAAGAGATCTGGTGCATCTTCGACAACACCGCCTCCGGTGCAGCGTTCGGCGACGCACTAAGTCTCAAGCGTCTCCTCGCGCACTAA